Within Gilvibacter sp. SZ-19, the genomic segment ATTAAGGCAGAGAAGGCCGCAGCAAGAGCAGAAGAGATCAAGAACACGGCTGCTGAATACAAGGCCAAGAACGAGGCCATTCTTGCAGATGCAGAAGAATTACCTTCTGGCCTGCGTCGTGCTTATGTGACCAAAGGAGAGGGTGAAACACCGGCAGAAGGACAGATCGTACTTTTGGAATACGAAGGTTACTACACAGACGGACTACTTTTTGATACTTCGGATCCTGATCTGGCAGAGAAATTTGATGTAATGAACTTGGCGCGTAAAGAAGCCGGACGTTACGGTGCATTGGAGATTCCATTCTCTGCGGACGCACGTATGATCCCTGGTTTTAAAGAAGCTATGCTAAGCATGCAAGTTGGAGATGAGATCATGGTTTACTTGCCGTCTCACCTCGGCTACGGAGAACAAGGTTCTAGAGCTATTCCGCCGAATACCGACCTAATCTTTAGAATGAAGATGACTGGAATCAAGCAGTAATTGTCACTGCTATAAAATTAAAAAGCCCCGAGATCGGGGCTTTTTTTATGCTTCTTTAGGAATTCGTTTCAGCGTTTCCTGTACGTACTTCCAATACTTTTTAACCGATGAGATACTGGCCCGCTCATCGGGAGAATGCGCTCCTTTTATTGTTGGTCCAAAGGAGATCATGTCCATGCCTGGATAGTTCTGCCCAAGTATTCCGCATTCAAGACCTGCGTGACAAGCAGCTACATTAGGCTTTTGGTCAAACAATTCTGTATACAGGCCTTCCATAACATTGAGAATTGGACTATCCATATTTGGCGCCCAACCCGGATAGTCTCCAGAGAGAGCAACTTCAAATCCCGCATTCTCAAAATTGGCACGTAAGGCGTTGGCCAGATCGGCCTTAGAAGACTCCACGGAAGAGCGGGTCAAACAGCCCACATGGATCTTTCCGTCGCCCACCAATACGCGTGCAATATTATTCGATGTCTCTACCAGATCTGCAATAGCAGGACTCATTCTATAAACACCGTTGTGTGCACTATACAAAGCATTTATGAGTTGCTGCTGCCCCTTATTTTCCATAACAGTGGTAGGAGCCTGAACAGCTTCCATACTGATGTTCAATTCTGGTTCTAACAATCTGAATTCATTATTTATGGCCTCTTTCTCTGCCTCGAAAATTCCCTTGACCTTATCTATGTCTTCGGATTTTAAAGCGACTATAGCACTGCTTTCTCTAGGAATAGCGTTTCTAAGACTTCCGCCATCTATACTTCCTACGCTAACTGAATCACCCATAACATATAGCAAGCGATTCATCAGCTTATTGGCATTTCCTAAACCTTTGTGAATGTCCATGCCACTATGACCACCTTGTAAACCAGTAACACTTAGGCGGAATCCGGCAAAACTTGCGTCTGTATTCTCGGTCTTATAAGTTCGGGTGGCGGTAATATCTACCCCTCCGGCGCAGCCAACGCCTATCTCGTCATCTTCTTCGGTATCGAGATTGAGCAAGATCTTACCTTCTAGCAATCCTCCTTTTAAGCCCATGGCCCCAGTCATACCCGTTTCTTCGTCTATGGTAAACAGCCCTTCGATTGCCGGATGCGCAATATCATCCGCAGCTAAAACAGCCATAATAGTGGCAACTCCTAAGCCGTTATCGGCACCTAAGGTCGTACCCTTGGCACGGACCCAATCCCCATCGACATACATTTCAATCCCTTGGGTGTCGAAATCGAAGTTGGTGTCATTGTTCTTTTGATGCACCATATCTAAATGCGACTGCATAACTATAGGTGTGCGATCTTCCATTCCAGGACTAGCTGGTTTGCGAATGATCACATTTCCTACCTCATCCTCTAAGGTCTCCAGGCCCAATCGCTGCCCAAAATCTTTCATAAAAGCGATAACGCGTTCTTCTTTCTTAGAGGCGCGTGGCACAGCGTTCAAGTCTGCGAAATGATTCCAAATTGCTTGGGGTTCGAGTTGTCTTATGGTCTCGTTCATCTTG encodes:
- a CDS encoding aminoacyl-histidine dipeptidase translates to MNETIRQLEPQAIWNHFADLNAVPRASKKEERVIAFMKDFGQRLGLETLEDEVGNVIIRKPASPGMEDRTPIVMQSHLDMVHQKNNDTNFDFDTQGIEMYVDGDWVRAKGTTLGADNGLGVATIMAVLAADDIAHPAIEGLFTIDEETGMTGAMGLKGGLLEGKILLNLDTEEDDEIGVGCAGGVDITATRTYKTENTDASFAGFRLSVTGLQGGHSGMDIHKGLGNANKLMNRLLYVMGDSVSVGSIDGGSLRNAIPRESSAIVALKSEDIDKVKGIFEAEKEAINNEFRLLEPELNISMEAVQAPTTVMENKGQQQLINALYSAHNGVYRMSPAIADLVETSNNIARVLVGDGKIHVGCLTRSSVESSKADLANALRANFENAGFEVALSGDYPGWAPNMDSPILNVMEGLYTELFDQKPNVAACHAGLECGILGQNYPGMDMISFGPTIKGAHSPDERASISSVKKYWKYVQETLKRIPKEA